A section of the Triticum dicoccoides isolate Atlit2015 ecotype Zavitan chromosome 7A, WEW_v2.0, whole genome shotgun sequence genome encodes:
- the LOC119328920 gene encoding elongation factor 1-gamma 2-like, whose translation MALVLHSGSGNKNAFKALIAAEYCGVKVELTKNFEMGVSNKTPEFIKMNPLGKVPVLETPDGAVFESNAIARYVARSKGDSLLWGGSLIEYARVEQWMDFGATEVDPNIARWLYPRLGYMPYNAQSEEFGIAGLKRALEALNTHLASNTFLVGHSVTLADIVITCNLYHGFARILTKTFTSEFPHVERYFWTMVNQPNFKKVIGDFKQAEVVPPVQKKAAPAKPKEAKKEAPKAAPKPAEVEAPEEEAPKPKPKNPLDLLPPSKMVLDDWKRLYSNTKSNFHDVAIKGFWEMYDPEGYSLWFCDYKYQEENTVSYVTLNKVGGFLQRMDLCRKYAFGKMLVIGSEAPFKVKGLWLFRGQDIPEFVMNEVYDMELYEWTKVDLSDEAQKKRVEAMIEDLEPFEGQALLDAKCFK comes from the exons ATGGCGCTC GTTTTGCATTCGGGCAGTGGCAACAAGAATGCCTTCAAGGCACTTATTGCTGCAGAGTACTGTGGGGTCAAGGTTGAGCTGACCAAGAATTTTGAGATGGGTGTCTCAAACAAAACCCCTGAATTCATCAAGATGAACCCCCTTGGCAAG GTTCCTGTTCTTGAGACTCCTGATGGTGCTGTTTTTGAGAGCAATGCTATTGCACGCTATG TTGCCCGCTCAAAGGGTGACAGCCTGCTTTGGGGTGGTTCTCTTATTGAATAT GCGCGTGTTGAGCAATGGATGGACTTTGGTGCCACAGAGGTTGATCCCAATATCGCAAGGTGGCTGTACCCAAGGCTTGGTTATATGCCTTACAATGCCCAG TCTGAGGAATTCGGCATtgctggattaaagagggcgcttGAAGCATTGAACACACACCTGGCATCAAACACATTCCTTGTTGGGCATTCTGTCACTCTGGCTGATATTGTCATTACATGCAACCTCTACCATGGTTTTGCTCGGATCTTGACCAAGACTTTCACATCTGAGTTCCCTCATGTTGAGAGGTACTTCTGGACCATGGTTAACCAGCCTAACTTCAAGAAGGTCATTGGCGATTTCAAGCAGGCAGAGGTTGTACCTCCTGTTCAGAAGAAGGCTGCTCCtgctaaaccaaaggaggccaagAAAGAGGCTCCCAAGGCGGCCCCAAAGCCAGCAGAGGTTGAGGCACCAGAGGAAGAGGCACCAAAGCCAAAGCCCAAAAATCCCCTTGATCTACTGCCACCAAGCAAGATGGTACTTGATGACTGGAAGAGGCTATACTCAAACACTAAGAGCAACTTCCATGATGTTGCTATTAAAG GTTTCTGGGAGATGTATGACCCGGAGGGCTACTCTCTGTGGTTCTGTGACTACAAGTACCAGGAAGAGAACACCGTGTCGTATGTGACCCTGAACAAGGTCGGCGGGTTCCTGCAGCGGATGGATCTGTGCCGCAAGTATGCTTTCGGCAAGATGCTCGTGATTGGTTCTGAGGCGCCCTTCAAGGTCAAGGGGCTGTGGCTCTTCCGTGGGCAGGACATCCCTGAGTTTGTCATGAACGAGGTCTACGACATGGAGCTCTACGAGTGGACCAAGGTTGACCTCTCCGACGAGGCCCAGAAGAAGCGTGTCGAAGCCATGATCGAGGACCTTGAGCCGTTTGAGGGGCAGGCCTTGCTGGACGCCAAGTGCTTCAAGTAA